Sequence from the Clostridium botulinum genome:
TGCATTAAATGCAAATCCAGCAAAAGATGGGATAGCATTTATAAACATAAAAATAAAGATTACTTCTATTGATGAATTAAAAAATCTTATGAAAAAAATAAAAGGTATAAAAGGTATACTGGATGTATATAGAATGAATAGTTAAGGAAGGGTAATATGAGAGCAGTAGTACAGAGGGTAACATCATCAAGCGTTAAAGTTGAGGACAATATAGTAGGGTCAATAGGAAAAGGACTCAATGTATTGATAGGGATATCTAAAAGTGATACATTAGAAGATTTAAAATACATAAGAGATAAGGTAATTAATTTAAGGATTTTCCAAGATGAGAAAGAGAAAATGAATTTATCTTTATTAGATATAAAGGGAGAATTGTTAGTTATTTCTCAATTTACATTGTATGGAGATTGTAGAAAAGGCAGAAGACCTAACTTTATGGACGCTAAAGGTGGAGAAGAGGCCAAAGAACTTTATGAAGAATTTCTTAGTCTTTTAAAAGAATCAAATCTAAAAGTTGAAACAGGAGAATTTGGAGCAGATATGAAAGTTGAAATCAATAATGATGGTCCTGTAACAATAATTTTAGATAGTAGTAAAAACTTTTAAGAGAAATTTTTATTTTAGGTGGTGTATGTATTGATTATAAAAACAATTCCAGCAGGAATGTATGAAGCAAATTGTTACTTAGTAATAGATGAGAACACAAAAGAATGTGGGATAATTGATCCAGGCGGAGATGCTGAAAGATTAAAAAGTATAATTGATTCTTTAAATGTAGATGTAAAGTACATTTTATTAACACATGGGCATATGGATCATGTAGGTGGAGTAGTTGAATTAAGTGAAGCTTTTAAAATTCCATTTTATATAAATAAAATAGATGAAGAGTATATGGAAAAAGATAATTTTGTTTTTGGAACATTACCAAAGGCTTCTGGATATTTACAAGAAGGTGATACAATAAAATTAGGGAATAAAGAATTTAAAGTTATTGAAACACCTGGACATACAAAAGGTGGACTTTGCTTTTTTATTGAAGATAAACTATTTACAGGAGATACACTTTTCCAAGCTTCTATTGGAAGAACTGATTTTGCAGGTGGGAATTTTGAAGAAATTATAAAAAGTATAAAAGAAAAACTATTAATACTTGGTGATGATATAGAAGTTTATCCAGGACATGGCCCGATGTCTACAATAGGATATGAAAAAAAGAGAAATAGCTTTTTAATATACTAGGGAGAAGATATGAAAATTAAAATTAATTTAAACAACTTAAAGTATAGATATGATGTATATCAATTATTCAATATATATTTCCCTTTAAGTGAGATTAAGTTTGTAGATGACGAATGCAATTATTCTTTTTATATTGATGATAAAATCATGAGATTTTCCCATGAAAAATATGTAAAAGAAGAATCTTTAGGAGATAATATAAAACAATCTCTTAGAAGGTTCGTTTTTTCTTGCTTAAAGGAAATAACAAAAGATGAATATCCATGGGGAATTTTAATAGGAATTAGACCCTCTAAAATAGCATTAAAGCTAATACAAGAAGGCAAAAATGAAAAAGAAATCATGGATATATTTAAAAATGATTATTTAGCAAATGAAGATAAAGCAAAAATATGTTTAGAAGTTGCTAAATCAGAAGAGAAATTTGTAAATAAGAAACAAGATAAAATTTCTATTTACATAGGCATGGCTTTTTGTCCAACTAAATGTTTATATTGTTCATTTACATCTAATTCTATAGTTGGAAATAAAAAGATGGTTGAACCTTATTTAGATGCTTTAATTAAAGAAATTAAAGGTATTAGTTCATATGTAAAAGAAAAGAATTTAGAAATAGAAACAGTTTATTTTGGTGGCGGAACACCAACTTCAGTAAATGATCAACAATTCAAATCTGTTATGACACAGATATATAATGGATTTATAAAAGAAAAAAATGTTAAAGAATTTACAGTTGAATGTGGAAGACCAGATACTATAACTTTAGATAAGCTACAAACAATGAAAGCGTATGATGTTACTAGAATAAGTATAAATCCACAAACTATGAATGATGAGACATTGAATTTAATAGGTAGAAAGCATACTGTAGATGATATAAAAGAAAAGTTTAAGATGGCAAGAGAACTTGAATTTGATGATATTAACATGGATATAATAATAGGATTACCAGGTGAAGGTCATGAAGAATTAATAAAAACTAGAGATGAATTAATAAAGTTAAATCCTGACAGCATTACTGTTCATGGTCTTTGTTTAAAGAGAGGCTCTATAATGTATGAAAATTTTATTCTAAAAAAGGGACTTGACATTCCGAGGCAAGAAGAGATAATAAAAATGTATGAGGAAAGTAGAAATTTAGCAAAACATCTAAATATTTCACCATATTATATGTATAGACAAAAAAATATGATTGGAAATATGGAGAATGTAGGATATGCTAAAAAGGGCAAAGAATGTATCTACAATATAGAAATGATTGAAGAAAAGCAAACAGTAATTGCTTTAGGAGCAGATGCTGTTAGTAAAATAATTTTTCTAGATAAGGATAGAATTGAAAGATTTGCTAATCTAAAAGATGTTAGAGAGTATGTTAATAGAGTAGATGAGATGATTGATAAGAAGATAAAATTATTAAATACACTGTACTAGACGAGTTAATAATTTTATGTTTATATCATGAAATTTAATTTATGCTTAATTAAGGAGGAAGAATTATGGCAATGGAAATGCAAGCACCTAAGGGTACTAAAGATATGTTACCACAAGATGCGTACAAATGGCATTATGTAGAAAATACATTTAGAGATGTAGTAAAGGCTTATGGAATAAGAGAAATTAGAACACCTATGTTTGAGCATACAGAACTATTTTTAAGAGGGGTTGGGGATACTACTGATATAGTTCAAAAGGAAATGTATACTTTTAATGATAAAGGAAATAGAAGTGTAACTTTAAAGCCAGAAGGAACTGCACCAGCAGTTAGAGCTTTTATTGAAAATAGATTATTTAATGAAGCCCAACCAACAAAATTATTTTATATAACACCAACTTTTAGATATGAAAATGTTCAAAAGGGGAGACTTAGACAATTTCATCAATGTGGAATTGAAATATTTGGATCTAAAGAACCTACAATGGATGTTGAAGCAATAAAGGTCGCTATGGATACTTTAAGTAAATTAGGGTTAAAGAGTTTAAGTTTACATATTAATAATTTAGGATGTCCAACTTGTAGAGCTAAATATAATGAAGCATTAAAAAAATTCTTAGAAGAAAATTATGAAAATCTTTGTGATACATGTAAAAGTAGATTTGAAAAAAATCCTATGAGAATTTTAGATTGTAAAGAAAGAAAATGTCATGAAATTACAAAGAATGCTCCACAAATTTTAGATTATGTATGTGAAGAGTGTGAAACACATTTTAATAAAGTAAAAGAGTATTTAGATGTTTTGGAAATTCCTTACATAGTAGATCAAGGAATAGTAAGAGGTCTAGATTATTATACAAAGACAATATTTGAAATAATAAATGATGATTTCACTGTATGTGGTGGTGGAAGATATGATAAACTTGTAGAAGAACTTGGTGGACCGGAAATGCCAGCTGTAGGTTTTGCTATAGGTGAAGAAAGAATAATAATGACTCTTGAAAATGAAGGAATAGAAATACCTAATGAAAATATGGTAGATTTATATATTGGAGCAAGAGGAGATGCAGAAAAAAAATATGCATTCAAGTTAGCTCATGATTTAAGAAGTTTAGGAATTAAATGTGAAATTAATCATATGGGAAGAAGCATAAAAGCAGAAATGAAATATGCTAATAAAATCGGATCTAAATTTACAACTATATTAGGTGAAGATGAATTAGAAAATAACAGAATTAATTTAAAGAGAATGGAAGACGGAGAAATTTTCACGCTTTCATTAGATAGTATAGAAGAAATACAAAAAATAGTTAAATAATTGCTATATTTTGAAACTCTGATTATATTATAAGTGTCAATTAAGCGTAAAATTACTTGATATTTATAATATATTTAGTTGTTTATAATGTAGCTTAAATATAATATTTAATGATATTTATAACAAATATATGCACAAAAATAAATATGTGCAAAAAGATTATATGCAATATATAAATTATATTTAATGTATTGTATATTGGAAAAGTGTTAGGAGGAAATGAAAATGGGTGAAGCTTTAAATGGCTTAAAGCGTACGATGATGTGCGGCGAACCTAGAGAAGAACATGTAGGTCAAAAGATTACATTAATGGGATGGGTTCAAAGAAATAGAAAACTTGGAGGTCTTGATTTTATTGATTTAAGAGATAAAACAGGTATCATGCAAGTTGTTTTTGGTGAAGAAATAAATGCTGAAGCTTTTGAAAAGGCAAAAGGCGTTAGACCAGAATACTGTATTGCAGTAACTGGAGAAGTTGTAAAAAGAGAAAGTGTTAATGAAAACATGCCTACGGGTTTTGTTGAATTAAAATGTCAATCATTAAAAATTCTTTCTGAATCAGAAACACCACCAATATATATAAAAGAAAACTTAGATGCAGCTGAAAATATTAGGTTAAAATATAGATATTTAGATTTAAGAAGACCAGATATGCATAGAATCTTTGAAATTAGAAGTAAAACTACGAAGTCTATTCGTGATTACTTAGAAAAAAATGATTTCTTAGATGTAGAAACTCCAATGCTTACAAAGAGTACTCCGGAAGGAGCTAGAGATTACTTAGTACCTTCAAGAAACTATCCAGGTATGTTTTATGCTCTTCCACAATCACCACAAATATTTAAACAATTATTAATGGTGTCTGGATTTGATAAATATTATCAAATAGTTAAATGCTTTAGAGATGAGGATTTAAGAGCTAATAGACAACCAGAATTTACTCAAGTAGATATGGAATTAAGCTTCGTAGAACAAGATGATATAATGGCATTAAATGAAGGCTTAATAGCTCATGTATTTAAAGAAGTAGCTGGAGTAGATGTTAAACTTCCAATTAAGAGAATGACATTTAAAGATGCTATGGAAAAATACGGTTCAGATAAACCGGATTTAAGATTTGGTATGGAAATAACTAATATAACAGAAGACGTTAAAGATATGGATTTTGTTGTATTTAAATCTGCAATAGAAGCTGGTGGAAGTGTTAGAGCATTATGCTTAAAGGGTGGAGCTGCACTAGGTAGAAAACCACTTGATAAGCTTGGAGAATTTGTTAAGACTTATAAAGCTAAGGGTCTTGCTTGGATCCAACTTAAAGAAGATGGTGTTAAATCTTCAATAGCTAAATTCTTAACTGATGATGTTACAAATTCAATTATAGAAACTATGGGAGCAGAAACTGGAGATGCTATTTTAATAGTAGCTGATAAAGAATCTGTAGTATTCCAAAGCTTAGGAGCTTTAAGATTAGAGCTTGCTAAACAATTTGAGTTAATAAAAGATAAAAATGAATTTAACTTCACATGGATTACTGAATTCCCACTATTTGAATATAGTGAAGAGGAAGAAAGATATACAGCTTGCCACCATCCGTTTACAGCACCAATGGAA
This genomic interval carries:
- the dtd gene encoding D-aminoacyl-tRNA deacylase, with translation MRAVVQRVTSSSVKVEDNIVGSIGKGLNVLIGISKSDTLEDLKYIRDKVINLRIFQDEKEKMNLSLLDIKGELLVISQFTLYGDCRKGRRPNFMDAKGGEEAKELYEEFLSLLKESNLKVETGEFGADMKVEINNDGPVTIILDSSKNF
- a CDS encoding MBL fold metallo-hydrolase, whose protein sequence is MIIKTIPAGMYEANCYLVIDENTKECGIIDPGGDAERLKSIIDSLNVDVKYILLTHGHMDHVGGVVELSEAFKIPFYINKIDEEYMEKDNFVFGTLPKASGYLQEGDTIKLGNKEFKVIETPGHTKGGLCFFIEDKLFTGDTLFQASIGRTDFAGGNFEEIIKSIKEKLLILGDDIEVYPGHGPMSTIGYEKKRNSFLIY
- a CDS encoding coproporphyrinogen III oxidase, coding for MKIKINLNNLKYRYDVYQLFNIYFPLSEIKFVDDECNYSFYIDDKIMRFSHEKYVKEESLGDNIKQSLRRFVFSCLKEITKDEYPWGILIGIRPSKIALKLIQEGKNEKEIMDIFKNDYLANEDKAKICLEVAKSEEKFVNKKQDKISIYIGMAFCPTKCLYCSFTSNSIVGNKKMVEPYLDALIKEIKGISSYVKEKNLEIETVYFGGGTPTSVNDQQFKSVMTQIYNGFIKEKNVKEFTVECGRPDTITLDKLQTMKAYDVTRISINPQTMNDETLNLIGRKHTVDDIKEKFKMARELEFDDINMDIIIGLPGEGHEELIKTRDELIKLNPDSITVHGLCLKRGSIMYENFILKKGLDIPRQEEIIKMYEESRNLAKHLNISPYYMYRQKNMIGNMENVGYAKKGKECIYNIEMIEEKQTVIALGADAVSKIIFLDKDRIERFANLKDVREYVNRVDEMIDKKIKLLNTLY
- the hisS gene encoding histidine--tRNA ligase yields the protein MAMEMQAPKGTKDMLPQDAYKWHYVENTFRDVVKAYGIREIRTPMFEHTELFLRGVGDTTDIVQKEMYTFNDKGNRSVTLKPEGTAPAVRAFIENRLFNEAQPTKLFYITPTFRYENVQKGRLRQFHQCGIEIFGSKEPTMDVEAIKVAMDTLSKLGLKSLSLHINNLGCPTCRAKYNEALKKFLEENYENLCDTCKSRFEKNPMRILDCKERKCHEITKNAPQILDYVCEECETHFNKVKEYLDVLEIPYIVDQGIVRGLDYYTKTIFEIINDDFTVCGGGRYDKLVEELGGPEMPAVGFAIGEERIIMTLENEGIEIPNENMVDLYIGARGDAEKKYAFKLAHDLRSLGIKCEINHMGRSIKAEMKYANKIGSKFTTILGEDELENNRINLKRMEDGEIFTLSLDSIEEIQKIVK
- the aspS gene encoding aspartate--tRNA ligase, coding for MGEALNGLKRTMMCGEPREEHVGQKITLMGWVQRNRKLGGLDFIDLRDKTGIMQVVFGEEINAEAFEKAKGVRPEYCIAVTGEVVKRESVNENMPTGFVELKCQSLKILSESETPPIYIKENLDAAENIRLKYRYLDLRRPDMHRIFEIRSKTTKSIRDYLEKNDFLDVETPMLTKSTPEGARDYLVPSRNYPGMFYALPQSPQIFKQLLMVSGFDKYYQIVKCFRDEDLRANRQPEFTQVDMELSFVEQDDIMALNEGLIAHVFKEVAGVDVKLPIKRMTFKDAMEKYGSDKPDLRFGMEITNITEDVKDMDFVVFKSAIEAGGSVRALCLKGGAALGRKPLDKLGEFVKTYKAKGLAWIQLKEDGVKSSIAKFLTDDVTNSIIETMGAETGDAILIVADKESVVFQSLGALRLELAKQFELIKDKNEFNFTWITEFPLFEYSEEEERYTACHHPFTAPMEEDLDFLESAPGKVRSKAYDLVLNGEELGGGSIRIHDMELQQRMFKALGFTEEQAWERFGFLLQAFKFGPPPHGGLAFGLDRMIMFLAGTENIKDVIAFPKNQNAYCYLSEAPNIADEKQLTELGIGILPKQEKQEQE